The genomic region ATAATGAGGAGAACATACAGTGTGGGGAGAACTTCATGGATATGGAGTGCTTTATGATCCtgaaccccagccagcagctggccaTCGCTGTCCTGTCGCTCACCCTGGGCACCTTCACGGTCCTAGAGAACCTCCTCGTCTTGTGCGTCATCCTCCACTCCCGAAGCCTCCGGTGTAGACCCTCCTACCATTTCATTGGCAGCCTGGCTGTGGCCGACCTCCTGGGCAGCGTGATTTTTGTCTACAGTTTTGTGGATTTCCATGTTTTTCACCGGAAGGACAGCCCCAACGTCTTCTTGTTCAAACTGGGTGGAGTTACAGCTTCCTTCACCGCCTCCGTAGGTAGCCTTTTCCTCACGGCAATAGACCGGTACATATCTATACACAGGCCACTAGCTTACAAAAGGATTGTTACCCGACCAAAGGCTGTCGTAGCGTTTTGTGTGATGTGGACCATCGCTATTGTAATAGCCGTTCTTCCTCTGCTCGGCTGGAACTGCAAAAAGCTCAACTCTGTTTGTTCAGACATATTCCCTCTCATTGACGAGACATACCTGATGTTCTGGATTGGGGTCACCAGCATCCTCTTGCTGTTCATTGTCTATGCCTACAtgtacatactgtggaaggCTCACAGCCACGCTGTTCGCATGATTCAGCGGGGCACACAGAAAAGCATAATCATTCAGTCTACGGAGGATGGTAAGGTACAGATCACTAGGCCTGATCAAACTCGTATGGACATCAGGTTAGCCAAAACCTTGGTCCTTATCCTAGTCGTTTTAATCATATGCTGGGGCCCTCTCCTTGCCATCATGGTGTATGATGTCTTTGGGAAAATGAACAAGCTCATCAAGACTGTCTTTGCCTTCTGTAGCATGCTCTGTTTGCTGAATTCAACAGTGAATCCCATCATCTACGCTCTGAGGAGCAAGGACTTGCGACACGCCTTCCGCAGCATGTTCCCCACCTGCGAAGGAACCGCGCAGCCCCTCGATAACAGCATGGAGTCTGACTGCCAGCACAAACACGCCAACAACGCGGGGAACGTGCACAGGGCTGCCGAGAGCTGCATTAAGAGCACAGTTAAGATTGCCAAAGTTACCATGTCTGTCTCCACAGACACGACTGCTGAAGCGTTGTAAGTCAGAGACTTCTCAGTATTGTGAGAAAAGGAgttagtttaaaacaaaaaaaatcaacaacagagaaaaccaaACCCGTGGCTTAACGTGTTTGTACCctcctgtaatatttttttggtttgtcaTTGTAAGCTGAGCGATGATTGTGTTAAGAGCATTACCATCAGCCAGTTCTTCAGGTTTTACAATTAGGGACTCAAGCtaaattttcaaaagtttttttctcaaaaagtGTTTACTGAATAATAGTAAGTTTCCTGAAAGAGCACACACAAAATACCAGGTTGGTAACGGCTCCTTTTGGGGGTGTGAAGAAAAATTGTGAAACCTAATTGAAAACTAATGCATCCTAAACCAATACCatcaaataagaaaaagaagcctTGTAATCATGCTGTTCATTTCAATGTGAGGTGTATTTCATGTCTGTAAGTAATAGGAGTttttgattttttccaaaagcGGCAGTGCTGAGTTTTAGAGGTTTTGTAAAATGTGTCGTGTCCCGTGAATTGTATGCTGTTTTATTATGTGTTATTGATATTTGTCTGATTAAACAAAGTGGTAAGGTAGACTTCCGTGGAAGTAATGTGAAATGTGATATGTAAACCCCATTGAAAACACTTACTGTATTTGGAGAATTCATATGAGCTATTTTGGAAATTTTACACTTTTAGTGGTCTTCTGTGGACTTAGAGGAGAGGCTTTGTGTTCTTCTACTAAAATTATTTCCCCACTACCTTTTACTTTCACATGCACACAAGAGTAACAGCAACAAAGGAATAGAGGAGGAATGTAAGACAGGAATGCACTGGTTCAGACTTTTAAATACCGCTGCGTTTATACAGAAGGACGTTCATGGTTGTACAGACTATTGCCCTGCTCTCGGGCGTTGCGTGAATATGAACACTGAAAGGCGAAGGTCCTGGATATTGGCTCCTTTAACAGGCAACTGGTTTTAAGCCACGTGCTGGTGCTGGACCACTGAAGACAGCATGTGTCAGACTCAATGTGTGATGTTATCACTGTGCAGTCGATGTATACTTGAAGTGTGTCGCATTCCTGTATCCCAGGTTTAAGCAGATTCAGAGCCTGAGATGCCAAACTCCCATCTTCACTAAAAGAGGAGGAAATACTGTCAGACTTAGACATTTTCTTATTGTGTGAGCgtgtatataaataaatatctatGTGTTTGTAtgtgcgtgcgtgcgtgtgtgtgtaagTATACTAATCAGTGTGAGTCATGGTAGCATAACTAAGATAGGTCACTATGACCAATGTAAACTGTATTTCTTGTTGCACGCTTTGCACACGAATTCTGTTTCTAAAATTGAGTTCTTCCAACTGATTACTGATGAAAGTACCATATTAAGAACACCTCGATCCACTCTGAGAGGTGTATCCATGGGCTAGAGAAAGCAACCTTTCAGTTGTACTTGAGAATAAGGGGAAACAAGAGGCAGAGCACGGCACGAGCCTGTACTGACAACAGCAGTGGCTGTTGATGGTGTTCCTGAAAACTGAGAAAGCCAGAAATAAATGATAATTTGTTTTAAGACTGTCAGGATTCAAATCTGAGTGCTTGAAATGGTGTGAGTCTCACTGTGAAATCAGGATACAGATGACAAGGTTTGACACCATCAGCTTCGAGGAAGGAGATGTTATTGAAGGAACATGGCACCTCTGTTCCCTGGTGGGATTGGTTCTGCAGCCTGGGACTTTCACAAGGAGCATGTTACTGGATAGTCTTTGAGGCATGGATACTCTGTAATTCCATTCTGAGTCAGAAGGTACTGGGTCCTCTTCTctgctgccttgcttttttGGACCGTTTCCTTACCCTTCTTCTGGCTGATTTCTGCCAAAATAGCTGCAAAGGCAGCTTAGCCCATTAGCTGCCTGACGCTTGCCGCAAGAGGGGCGGCTCCCTCTGTGGCACTGGGCGAGCGGAGCCAAATCCATGCTGCCCTGACGCCCACCCTCGGGCTTAGGTAGGGAAAGAGCAGGGCAGCAACCCTGGGGTCTCTGGCCACCGTGGTGTCCCCATGGTGTTTCTGATACCTCCGTGCAGGCCAGAGCAGCCGGTAGCGCAAACGGCCCAGCCGATTTCAGCCAGTGGCTCCGCGGGGCCATAATTGGCTCCAGGCTCAGGCCTGGTGAGGGGCGGCACATTTTAAAGATCTCATCAGATgaggtgctgagcagcagctggaaggcaCAGGGGCactctcctcctccacctcgCTCCCCTGCAGCTTACCTGGGTGGTAGGACAGGACAGCAGGCGCTCGAGGGGGCCGCAGCAGTCAGCCGAAACCGGCAGATTGCAGAGGATTCCCAGAGGACATGCAAGTCCTCCGTCTGAAAGATCTTTCTTGTACCTAGCTGTAGTCCATCCTaaagcaggaggaggcagggggaaAGTCCATTTGAAATGTAAAGGTATTTTAAGAGCCATTTTTGAAACTTGTCTTCTTGTGAATTAAATGCAAACTTTGTGGACTTTCGTTGTGCATTCAAGTTCTAAATCTTACATGATAAATCATGGGACAATGGGGCTGTCTTGGCACTTAACTTGGTGCTTAttgatataataaaaaattgcaTCCTGTGAAATGTTACCGTCTATCATCAGTATCTTCATTTGCATAATGAGTTTTTCTAAAGCTCTGGGATCTGTGTCGGTTCACTTAGAACCGTTTATTAAAGAGGTGGCAACAATTTCCCTACACGTTAAGCACTAAGTAGAACTACtctttcattagaaaaatctgCTGCCGTTCCACGATAAGCTGTACTTAAACTTCAGCTTTAGGTATTCCTGATTTGCAGTTGCCTACCTTCACCTAGTGATAGCACAGCCAAACGATACTGTGTTCCACAGCCACCCACACTCATCATCAACCAACCAACGATAGCTGCAGTAACGTATACGTACCAATTCCCAAGTGTCGCGTATCTACCGAGAAGACCATCTGTGTCACATGCGTGCAGAGTTAGATTCTCAACAGTCTAATTGTATATTTGTATAATACAATCTCCTCGATGCTGTGCAATCACTATCCACATCTTCTTGCACTGGCCTTTTGATGAAAATTTTAGTGTGTCTATTGTGAGATAGACAGCGCATTTTACCTGCTGTTATTGGGCTGAATGTATGtaaataagtgaaaaataaaaaaagtcatctGTACAAGCAGTGGCCTAAAAAGTCTGTAATTGTAGACTAGAACAATTGTTGAAGTTGCTGTGACATCTCAAATACTACCTTTGAATAAACTGTTTACAGGGTCTCTTGGATGCTGTTTCATAGTGAAAGGAAAATTGTTCCTTGTGATAATATGAGGTAAAGAAATTGGATTACCTGagctttttatttccagtgttTCAAAGTGGAGAACATAACTCTCTATTGTCTGTAAATCTAACATTATTACTTCCTCTTAGAAGAATATTGTATCATTAGATGTTCGTTTGAGCTGGTAACATCCTTGCAACTGctgcaatatttttcattagcaACCTGTATAATAGTTTGTACACAAGTAACGTTCAGATTGTCATGAAAAGTAGCTTTGACCATTTACCTACCAGTAGCAGAATAGTATTTCTGTAAGATTTCCAGTGTATTCCTACCatatcatattttatttctataatgtaattaaactgttatttattcaaggagaaaaagtattcctctactttttttgttttccaaattttgAGATAGCTGAGGAAGCCACGTGATGATGCTGCCTCATCCCACAATCTGGTGCTCTACGTTTTGTTTATAAGTTTGTCTGTCAGATTCTGAAACAACTGGTTAAACAACTTGACAACAGGTTGTCAAGCTTTGTGGCTTTTAATTGTATGTTGATGTGTTTGAAGGGGGAGGtagattatatattttatatttgtgtaTTCAGTACTGTGGAGACAAGAGAGAAATGACATAGTTAAAACTGAATCTCCTGTTTCATTATGTAGGCAATTTCCCCTTTCCTCTGTATTAGCCAAAATGCAATAAATCTCTTTTGCCTTCCTCAGATGCATATGTTTGCACAGAGATGTCACATTAAGACAAACCCatatacttcagaaaaaaacccacaaaagagcagaagaaaggaataCAAACTAAAACAGTGCTGCCAACCGCAGCAATAAATCAGTTGTTGGTGGTTGCAAATGTAATCAAAgacttgaaacaaaaatttagCTTAGTTTTGGCCAGTGCTAGTCGGGACAGAGTTGGGGCGGGGGAGCGATCGAGTGGTCCAACAGCAATGCATAAAAGCTGTGCAGGGAGAGCAAGCTCAGCCATGCTGCTGGCTACCGGGCACACTAAAGTGCCCCACTGCTGCTCACCCACAACAGAAAGGAAGGGTTAAAAAAACCACTTATAATCTCCTTGTGGTCCCACATGCCCCATCCAAAGCCCACTAAATGCTGTAGAAAGGTCCCTGCttgtttcaaaacattattttttcttgtgacTTAATCTCAGATTCATGTTACTTGGGCAACTTTCCCACATTTGTGGTTTGAAAACAGTGGAGGTCCTTAGGGGATGAAGTTAGCATGTCCTGGGGCCCTGGATCATGGTTGTGCCacagtatttgtatttttaaaaattaggtcACTGATGAATTGAGAAAGTCttggcaaaacaaaagcaactaTAAATGAAAGATTAGCTCTTAATCTTTAGCTGCGTACTGCATTTAAATTAAGAAGTGTGAATATCTCTTGTGAAAGTTGTCACTTCCAAAGAAGCCAGGAGACAATTCCCACTGTATTTGCACATTCAGTAGAAAATAAGGGCTATACTGCCACAAACCGACAGTTCTTCTTGATGGTAACACCTAAGTCTATTCTAAACAACATAAGAGGAAATAATGACAACTTCCCAAGCAACTCCTTTCCCACACTATACCACCTCAGGAAGTGTGCAGGCAAATACACTGTCATCATTTCAGCCTTTCACATTAACATCCATGattatttctgctcttctgaCAGTTGTTTTAAGAAATCATGATATCATCATACACGCACATCATCGATAAAACATctgcattttgttgtttttttttttaaaaaaaatatgtcttcAGTGAAGGCCCAGCTTTGGCTTGATTTAAAAACTAAATCATAACTTCTAGGAACAGATtataaaagaagaggaaaaaataattttgcttgtgtttaaaaaagcaTAGGGTGGGGTGTTTTATCTGACAGTGTAGAATACATGTCTTCCTCCATTCTGCCTTTGTCCAGTGGTCTTttagattatatatataaagcatatcaacagttttctttaaatagcaGCACAACATATGAAGCACATGGTTGCCTATAACAGGGCTCCTTAATACAAATGGCCATCTAATACtagtatttaaaattcagttaaCAGAAAAGAGTGATAATAAGCCCAAGGTAATTTTAATGACTAGGTATGACATGCCCTGGTATTGCTTTCCAATAAATCATATTTGGTATTCAGAGCAGCACTCAGTTTAATGTTAAACCATATTAAGGTATGGAATCCTGTCTCAATAAAGTCACTAAGAATTTTTtattgacttcagcagaaatgATATATTACCCTAGATTTTCCAACTATGAGTTTGCATTTGGAAAGTGTGATCTCGTATTccactgtattttcattttcactgacaTTAAACCAAAGTTGAGACAGAATAAATAACAGCCTCCATGTTCATTGGGGGTGGGGTCTTTTACCTCCAAGATAATCTGTTTTGAATTCTGGTGGGTCAATGCAGAATCATAAAGTCTGGCAGGAGTTCAATGGACTTATCATGGGAATGAAGCAATTTATTTATCCATATGTGTGCAGATGGGGTAGAGAACATCATGAACAAAAACTGCTCTCACAGTAATGCTGACAGCGTCGCTTCCTGACCACTTGCACTGATGCCGTTTTGATGCTGctgtctctccctctccccataTATGTGTGTAAATGGTGAAAACAGGCTGCACACATACTCAAAAATGTTTCCCCAAAATAAAGAAGTCTCTCTGtatctaataataataataataacaacaacaataacgTGAAACAACTTCACAGCCACTGATTTCACAAAGGGAAACCTCTTCTGCCATTTACGGCCGTAACTGGATGGATCAAGCCCTGCCATTGCTATTTTTCCCCATGGATCTTACTGGAAGTCCCTCCAGGGCTCAGCACCACAGGGATACCCACTTTCCACCAAGCTGACAAccaggagaagggaagggagctgGAAATGCCCCAGTTGTTCTTTGTGGCACTCTGTTCCCAGAGCCACTGAGTGTGTAATGCTGCGAGGGTCTCTGGGGGCTCCCCTGCAGTGTCCCTGTCCTCCAGTTCAGGGTTTGGTGGTTGCTGTAACCTGGCTGAGAGCAGAAACCTCATCAAGAGGGGTGAAGAACTAGCACCTCTGGTTGAaactctgaaaagaaaggatttaaGACATAGCAGGGTAATAATGCAGAGGTGGGGACCAGCTATGCGTCATTTCTTAGGTAAGGAACAAGGATTAGGGGTATCATTTTAATAGAGGAACATGGAGAATTATACAGGCTATGGATCCACCCAGTAAACACTCCTCCCAAACCTTCACAAGGGTAATAATAAAACCTGTAAGgcctttcagcagcagcctgggaaacaaaaaatacaatcATTGTCTCTCTAATGTAACCcaattcaaagtaatttttaaactataCACCTACCAGCTACCAGTGCAGTCTGAGTAGGCAAAATTAATAACAGGCATGCTCAGTAAAACCAAGGTTTAAAGCTTTGGCTAGAATGTTAATGTCTAAATTGAGTAATACTATCAGTCATGAGAATTACAGTTATCTGCCTCCTTatcttttcctatttatttgagggcttttatttattcttattacAGCACTAGCAAAACCTGACAGCTCTGGCCGAGAGAGGGATGGTCTATCCGCCTGCAGCTGGTGGTGTTGCTAAgttgcctgcagcagctgggccaGGGCGCCCAGGCGCTGCAAAATCTGGTCAAGCAGGCAAAGGGAGAGGATTTGCCACTTCACAGCAAGTCTAGTAGATGAGGAAAGAGCAAAGCTTTCTAGGGTGCAGCTCCTTCCCCAGGGATGTCCTACATCCCCTTACAGCTTGGGAGGTGCTGGATTGACAATGCTTGGCAGCTGGTGATGGGCTTCTTGGCAGGGACGCGGCCAAAAGTTTTGCACCCAAGGGGAGGTGCCTATGATGAGGCACTTGCAAAGGGCACTGGCTTATTACTGCCTGTGCCTCATCAGCCGTCAGTGTGAATTATCCATAGCTTGGAAGTCTGCCTTTTTACCCCGAATTGTTCTTTAAGAGAAGCTTCCGCTTTCAGCTTTGGTGTTCCTCACTCAGGATCCTGGAGCTGACCAAAATGTGGCTATGTGCGGATGATAAAAAAACTACTAGACTACAATCCCTGTAGATAGATTACAGGAAGAGCAGTTGAACAGCAAAATGTCATAAAAGATTCAAAAAGGACCACATTATCCACATACAAATTGTGCACCTGGCCCAAATAGTTTTCTATGCAAGTGATATCCGCAGGTAAACCATTTAACATCATTTTCCCCTGGGAAAGCTGAGGATCTAGTTTAGCTTAGTTAAAGGACAGAGTTGTCTCACTCATTGGCAATGCGTGCAGCAGTTGCATCTGGTGGTGGAAAGAACCACTCCTATAGTGGCCGACAGCTGACCTCCCAAACAGGTATCTAAGCTGACATGTTTTGGAATCTCTCATTCAAGACATTCAGCCTTGATTTGAAGTGAGGGTGTCcatcattttgtttctttttaatcccaTTCAAAACACTGCTGGGCCCTGCAGATATTTGATTTTATTGTTGAAGACATGATGAAGCTACTGGCTATCATAAGAAAGGACAGAGGGGGCTTCAAACTCAGTGCCGCTCTATTCTTACACTTTTGCTCTTTGCCCTTTCTTGCTGATTACACAAGgttttttaaatagttatttGTGATCTAATCTTAGCTGCTGTGTGTCAGCTGGCCCCTGCCAAGGCTTAAATCCTTCTGCTGACTATGAAAGTGTAGACTGACTCTCAAAAAGGAACAGGCGCTTGCCTTCTGGAGAGCAGAGTGTGGAGGTGGGAATGAATAGGGAAGTGAAAAATGGCAAAGCATCAGACCATGGATCATTTCCAGACTGCGTGACCTGGGTTTCAGAGCTGGGAACTGGTGCAGGATTCGCCATGGTCACACAGGCAACTCAACAGCTCCAGTTTCCTGCTGTGCCAAGCATGTAATGGGACTTTCAGGGTCTTGTTGTTCATTATCAGAACAGTCTAAAATTTAGAACAGTCTAAAATTTAGTGTTCGGCACTTCCAAACAGGAGTGCTGAGGGAAACTTGAGTTTCAGAGCCCGTCAAAGCACCAAAACTGCAGGGGGTGCATCTGTGTCATTCAAAGGCAAAGTCTTCATCAGAGCTAAGAAAACTCTCCCCATTCTTAGTGCCAGTGACTTTGCTGGCATGAATACGCATTTCTTCTCAACAACAAAAGTAACCATTGGTTGGAAAATTCCCtttgtctttccttctcttGAAAGATATCTTTGTTCCTGTTGAGTTTTTGGGAATGCCCACGCTCAGATGGATGGGCAGAACATGCAAGTCACCCCTCTGCCTACCAGCCATGTGGCTGACTTGCTGCAGGCACACCTCATGCTGGGCATGCCATGGTGAACACCTCACTGGTGTAGAAAgtcccagggcaggcagggtgaTCTTGGTGTTGCAACAGCCCTCGTATGGCAGTGTGAGCACCCCTTCATGCaggtgcccattgcctctggggCAAACTCCTCTCACTGCCTGCTCCACGTTGCCCCTCGCTGTATGGCTGTATCTGTTTCTGCATTGCTACTACTGGGAAACAAAGAGGTAAGTTACTGGGAATTGAAGCAGTTAGCTTCTCATCACTGTAGAGAGGCATGGAGATGCTTTGCAGAAGGAGCTGCTGACCAACTGGTGGGCAATCGTGGAAGCAAACCACACCTCAGGTGCATCTGCAGCACTCAGGCACAACCACCACTACAACTTCTTCAGCAGCATGAGCAGTCGGTGCCTTTTTGCGCCTCAAATTTTAATTGAATCTCTACCAATGACAACATGAGCACTTGGGAAATGTTCACTATTAGAAAAAACAAGTCAAACTTTGATTTTACGGACCtgtattgttaaaaaaaaaagaaactttctaTTTCTGTATCAAAAAAATCAATCTTCTCTAGAGGCTGGGTTGGTAAATAAATCAGGAGGAGAATCTGCTGTAAATTAGAAAAGCTCTACCACGTTCACAAGCAGAGTGATAGAGGCCAGTCATACATCAGTCAGCCACACTGCTGACCTGTGGATGTGTTTACTCCACAAAAGTAATTGCAACCATATACTTTCAGAGGAGGGCAAAGTACCCCACATTTTCCTTGGGACGCAAAGATGGACATGGGAAGCTGGTAGTCATCATCATCCCTGGCAGTCCAGAGTGTACCTCTCCTTACACTAATATACGTGTGTACCTTGTGTACCCTTCAGCCACCCTAACCTAAACTGGGGACCAAATGAGCCAGACATTACCAGTAATGTCTAAGCTCTCTGGCCAAAGAGGAGTTGACTCATAATATTCTCCTTTGCAAGTCACTGAGTTAATGACCTGTTTTTACATATATTGCTGTTACACCTGGCAACTCATGATAATAGAGGCTTGAGGTATTAGCaacagcacaaaaaaataaacagcatttatCAAACCATTCCTATGAGGGGAAAAACCAGCATTGCATATGTCAAAGGCTGCATTATTAGAGTGGTGTTTAGTCTGCAGCTAAAAGGCCACACAAGCCTTTACTTCTAACTGCTAACTCAGGTCTCTGCAAGAGACTTGACTGGAATCTAAAGGGTAAGTCTTGTGGAACAGTCTGCAGAGGAGAGAGCAGTCCCCttaatgctgtgttttcaggACATTATTCTTTCCATTTGTATAGAGGCAATTGCTCCAGCTAACCTGCCTGTCCTGTACCCTAGGCAACCTGACAAATTAAAACTAACTACCTAATCCATCAAACAAATGGTTTGCCCTGGCTCCatcaaaagtaaataaatagcTATCCCCCCTccctgaaaaataaagtgtttcaaCATCAAAGAAAGCTTCTTCCCTGCCTCATCTTTCCCTTCTCCAAATGCCCAGAGGGAGAACCTTACAGCATGGCACAAGGTCTGCAGAAGACCAAGATCTATCCCTTGGCACAGATATTTGCTAATATATTCATGAGCTCAGGAGTCCAGGAGGGACTTGGGTGTGACACAGCAAACCACATCTCGACCCCTCTGGTAGGGGTCCGAGATAAAAACCAAACCTTGAGGCTGAAGGCTTGTCAGCCGGGGGCAGGTCTTGCAGAGCACTCAGCTttgcctcttccttccctcctgccttcagCAGCCTGCAAACGCAGTCTTTTCCAGTGCACCTCACAGTATCTAACCTTGCTTTGAAAGCTGAATGCATTTACTGCCTTTGATTTCCTGGCTGGGGATGTGTGCTTGGAGCCTGCTAATGAAGCTCAAAGAGCAGAGTCAAAGCACTTTCTCAGTGCTGGCTGGCACAGGCGGAAGGAAACTGCCTGGCACCAGTTGCCATCCCTGCACGTGTGTT from Phalacrocorax carbo chromosome 3, bPhaCar2.1, whole genome shotgun sequence harbors:
- the CNR1 gene encoding cannabinoid receptor 1 isoform X2; this encodes MKSILDGLADTTFRTITTDLLYVGSNDIQYEDMKGDMASKLGYYPQKFPLSSFRGDPFQEKMTAGDDPLLSIIPSDQVNITEFYNKSLSTFKDNEENIQCGENFMDMECFMILNPSQQLAIAVLSLTLGTFTVLENLLVLCVILHSRSLRCRPSYHFIGSLAVADLLGSVIFVYSFVDFHVFHRKDSPNVFLFKLGGVTASFTASVGSLFLTAIDRYISIHRPLAYKRIVTRPKAVVAFCVMWTIAIVIAVLPLLGWNCKKLNSVCSDIFPLIDETYLMFWIGVTSILLLFIVYAYMYILWKAHSHAVRMIQRGTQKSIIIQSTEDGKVQITRPDQTRMDIRLAKTLVLILVVLIICWGPLLAIMVYDVFGKMNKLIKTVFAFCSMLCLLNSTVNPIIYALRSKDLRHAFRSMFPTCEGTAQPLDNSMESDCQHKHANNAGNVHRAAESCIKSTVKIAKVTMSVSTDTTAEAL
- the CNR1 gene encoding cannabinoid receptor 1 isoform X1 yields the protein MRISSDAFFPPPSLSETNKTGVMKSILDGLADTTFRTITTDLLYVGSNDIQYEDMKGDMASKLGYYPQKFPLSSFRGDPFQEKMTAGDDPLLSIIPSDQVNITEFYNKSLSTFKDNEENIQCGENFMDMECFMILNPSQQLAIAVLSLTLGTFTVLENLLVLCVILHSRSLRCRPSYHFIGSLAVADLLGSVIFVYSFVDFHVFHRKDSPNVFLFKLGGVTASFTASVGSLFLTAIDRYISIHRPLAYKRIVTRPKAVVAFCVMWTIAIVIAVLPLLGWNCKKLNSVCSDIFPLIDETYLMFWIGVTSILLLFIVYAYMYILWKAHSHAVRMIQRGTQKSIIIQSTEDGKVQITRPDQTRMDIRLAKTLVLILVVLIICWGPLLAIMVYDVFGKMNKLIKTVFAFCSMLCLLNSTVNPIIYALRSKDLRHAFRSMFPTCEGTAQPLDNSMESDCQHKHANNAGNVHRAAESCIKSTVKIAKVTMSVSTDTTAEAL